From Pirellulales bacterium, a single genomic window includes:
- the nadC gene encoding carboxylating nicotinate-nucleotide diphosphorylase: MSKEFQQSVWDALVEDDCRRLVRSAVLEDLDRGLDWTTVSLVPMEAVGRANIVARHSGVVAGLPAAQVVIDEMDRRVRLQPLVDDGSPVERGTALASVDGPARSLLTAERPMLNFVGHLSGIATVTKRFVDAVSGTKARIYDTRKTTPGWRRLEKYAVRQGGGQNHRAGLFDAMLIKDNHLALGGALTGRSRFTPAEAVRHARQFLAENFPTGDPRREMIVEVEVDSLAQLEQVLPARPDIVLLDNMPPEMLRQAVELRDVAAPEVQLEASGGVALETVARIAATGVERISAGALTHSAAWFDVALDWQ; encoded by the coding sequence ATGTCCAAAGAATTTCAACAATCTGTTTGGGATGCGCTCGTTGAAGATGATTGCCGGCGATTGGTGCGATCGGCGGTGCTCGAAGACTTGGATCGCGGACTGGACTGGACGACGGTGTCGCTCGTGCCGATGGAAGCGGTCGGACGGGCGAACATCGTGGCAAGGCACAGCGGCGTCGTGGCAGGCTTGCCCGCGGCGCAGGTGGTCATCGACGAAATGGATCGCCGCGTGCGGCTGCAGCCGCTGGTGGACGATGGCTCGCCGGTGGAGCGCGGAACGGCGTTGGCCAGTGTCGATGGCCCTGCGCGCAGCCTGCTCACGGCCGAACGGCCAATGTTGAATTTCGTGGGCCATCTGAGCGGCATCGCTACGGTGACGAAGCGGTTCGTCGATGCCGTGTCGGGCACGAAGGCCCGCATCTACGACACGCGTAAAACGACGCCCGGCTGGCGTCGGTTGGAAAAATATGCTGTGCGGCAGGGGGGGGGGCAGAATCACCGCGCAGGATTGTTCGACGCGATGCTCATCAAAGACAACCATTTGGCGCTGGGCGGCGCGCTGACGGGCCGATCGCGTTTCACGCCGGCCGAGGCCGTGCGGCACGCCAGGCAATTTCTCGCCGAGAATTTTCCCACGGGCGACCCGCGGCGCGAAATGATCGTGGAAGTCGAAGTCGATTCGCTTGCGCAACTCGAACAAGTGCTGCCGGCGCGGCCCGACATCGTGTTGCTCGACAATATGCCGCCGGAAATGCTGCGGCAGGCGGTCGAATTGCGCGATGTCGCCGCCCCCGAAGTGCAACTCGAAGCCTCGGGCGGTGTTGCGTTGGAGACGGTTGCGCGCATCGCAGCGACGGGCGTCGAACGCATCAGCGCTGGGGCACTCACCCATTCGGCCGCATGGTTCGATGTGGCGCTGGATTGGCAATAA
- a CDS encoding ABC transporter ATP-binding protein, which produces MAVIEIEGLAKTYRVYQKREGLWASIRGLFHRQYRHVKAVDGIDLKVEQGEFVAFLGPNGAGKTTTLKLLSGVITPTAGEARVMGFVPWKRENAYRRRFALVMGQKNQLWWDLPAQESFRLHQEIYRIEPREFDRTRDELVDLLDVRQLLGQPVRELSLGERMKMELTAALLHSPEVLFLDEPTIGLDVVAQHNIQNFLRQYQQMRKVTILLTSHYMKDVAALCRRVVVIAHGKIMYDGSLGGIIDRFSRCKIITLQLAEDQMNGDWRRYGEVLDEQAPKVRLQVARDVVPEVLAAILANHPIEDVSVEDPPLEQVIAELFSEAERGTEPLAMRH; this is translated from the coding sequence ATGGCTGTTATCGAAATCGAAGGGTTGGCGAAAACGTATCGCGTTTATCAAAAACGCGAGGGCTTGTGGGCGTCGATTCGCGGGCTGTTTCATCGGCAATATCGACACGTCAAGGCGGTCGATGGCATCGATTTGAAAGTCGAGCAGGGCGAATTCGTCGCATTTCTCGGCCCCAACGGCGCCGGCAAGACGACCACGCTGAAATTGCTATCGGGAGTCATCACGCCCACGGCCGGCGAAGCCCGCGTGATGGGCTTTGTGCCTTGGAAGCGGGAAAACGCCTATCGCCGCCGCTTTGCGCTGGTGATGGGGCAGAAAAACCAACTTTGGTGGGATTTGCCGGCGCAGGAATCGTTTCGGCTGCACCAGGAAATCTACCGAATCGAGCCGCGGGAATTCGATCGGACTCGCGATGAACTGGTCGATTTGCTCGATGTGCGGCAATTGCTTGGGCAGCCGGTGCGCGAGCTTTCGCTGGGAGAGCGGATGAAGATGGAATTGACCGCAGCCCTGCTCCATTCGCCCGAAGTGCTGTTTCTCGACGAACCGACCATCGGCCTCGATGTGGTTGCCCAGCACAATATTCAAAACTTTCTGCGGCAATATCAGCAGATGCGGAAGGTGACGATTTTGCTCACCAGCCACTATATGAAAGACGTGGCCGCGCTTTGCCGTCGAGTGGTGGTCATCGCACACGGCAAGATCATGTACGATGGCTCGCTGGGAGGCATCATCGATCGTTTCAGCCGCTGCAAGATCATTACCCTTCAGCTTGCCGAAGACCAGATGAACGGCGATTGGCGCCGCTACGGCGAAGTACTCGACGAGCAAGCGCCAAAGGTGCGGCTGCAAGTGGCCCGCGACGTAGTCCCGGAGGTGCTAGCGGCGATTTTGGCGAATCATCCGATCGAAGATGTCAGCGTCGAAGATCCGCCGTTGGAACAGGTGATCGCCGAGTTGTTTTCGGAAGCCGAGCGGGGGACGGAACCGCTAGCCATGCGTCATTAG
- a CDS encoding ABC-2 family transporter protein, whose translation MSSAVASPSPNDRLSPTVRTWWTILRICLEERLVYRGDFMLGTLMRFLPIVTQIFLWTAVYSAVTQSSIAGYSRDEIIAYFLLTMVARAFSSMPGLASGISRSIRDGSIKKFITQPVDMIGFLLLGRVAHKLVYYTVATLPFALVFFLCRGFFTHGWPDATTVLIYLWSLVMAFLLGFLLETTIGMLGFWFLEVSSLLFVYMLFNFFLSGHMFPIDLLDGIQLAGTFTLGDAVRMLPLQYLAYFPTAVFLGKITGPELIRGLIVQFGWVVFFCAAARWSFHRGLRRYSAFGG comes from the coding sequence ATGTCCTCTGCCGTCGCATCGCCGTCACCGAACGATCGCCTGTCGCCGACTGTCCGCACCTGGTGGACCATCCTCCGCATTTGCCTCGAAGAGCGGTTGGTCTACCGGGGCGATTTCATGCTCGGCACGCTCATGCGGTTCCTGCCGATCGTGACCCAGATCTTTTTGTGGACGGCAGTCTATAGCGCGGTGACGCAGAGCAGCATCGCTGGATATTCGCGCGACGAGATTATCGCCTACTTCCTGCTGACGATGGTCGCCCGTGCGTTTTCCAGCATGCCAGGCCTGGCCAGCGGCATTTCGCGCAGTATTCGCGACGGTTCGATCAAAAAGTTCATTACGCAGCCGGTCGATATGATCGGGTTTTTGTTGCTCGGCCGCGTGGCTCATAAACTGGTGTACTACACGGTGGCGACGCTCCCCTTCGCGCTGGTGTTTTTCCTCTGCCGGGGGTTTTTCACCCATGGCTGGCCCGATGCGACAACCGTTTTGATCTATCTGTGGTCGCTCGTCATGGCTTTTTTGCTCGGTTTCTTGTTGGAAACAACGATCGGCATGCTCGGTTTCTGGTTTCTCGAAGTCAGCTCGCTCCTGTTTGTTTACATGCTTTTCAACTTCTTTCTGTCCGGCCACATGTTCCCGATCGACTTGCTCGACGGCATCCAATTGGCCGGAACCTTCACCTTGGGCGACGCCGTGCGGATGCTCCCCTTGCAGTATTTGGCCTATTTCCCCACGGCGGTGTTCCTGGGTAAAATCACCGGCCCAGAGCTGATTCGCGGCCTGATCGTGCAATTTGGCTGGGTCGTGTTCTTCTGCGCTGCGGCGCGGTGGTCGTTTCATCGAGGCTTGCGGCGATACAGTGCTTTTGGCGGTTAG
- a CDS encoding MFS transporter, whose translation MRRETIKATACGAAVTALLAVAIVVGSRRLSHFDAALVGYTFATLFAAFGIAYRYAMWLQRPPTAMYWKRGWQVFFRPPLLLRNLTLGCRRVVSIFFLNSFIWKRGLERGAAHWLIMWGCVLAAAITFPLSFGWIHFETAAGDFGRYEAHVFGFLLFSFRIHSWIGFLIFHGLVWSAVLVTTGVMLAMQRRMRDRDAATLQRFGEDLLPLVLLFAISVTGLMLVVSYQWMYGYAYDFLAILHAAVVIFTLLWLPFGKFFHIFQRPAQLGVLLYKDAAARGEQAKCRRCGDAYAPQMQIEDLIHVEKSVGYNYDLATSEQHYQWICPRCRRAMLGIVQGQLWRDAVSVARTTNF comes from the coding sequence GTGCGAAGGGAAACAATCAAAGCAACGGCATGCGGCGCGGCGGTCACCGCCCTATTAGCCGTGGCGATCGTCGTGGGTTCGCGACGGCTCTCACATTTCGACGCAGCCCTGGTTGGTTACACTTTCGCCACGCTGTTCGCCGCATTTGGCATCGCGTATCGCTACGCCATGTGGCTGCAGCGGCCGCCGACGGCCATGTATTGGAAACGCGGCTGGCAAGTGTTCTTTCGGCCTCCTTTGCTGCTGCGAAATCTGACCTTAGGGTGTCGGCGCGTCGTCAGCATCTTTTTCTTGAACAGCTTCATCTGGAAGCGCGGGCTGGAACGGGGCGCAGCCCATTGGTTGATCATGTGGGGCTGTGTGCTGGCAGCCGCGATTACCTTTCCGCTGTCGTTCGGGTGGATCCATTTTGAAACGGCCGCGGGAGATTTTGGCCGGTACGAGGCTCACGTGTTCGGTTTCTTGCTGTTTTCGTTTCGGATTCATTCATGGATAGGCTTCCTCATCTTTCATGGCTTGGTGTGGTCCGCGGTGCTAGTGACCACCGGCGTGATGCTGGCGATGCAAAGACGCATGCGCGATCGCGATGCCGCCACGCTGCAGCGATTTGGCGAAGACTTGTTGCCGCTGGTGTTGCTATTCGCAATCAGCGTAACGGGCTTGATGCTGGTGGTCAGTTACCAATGGATGTATGGCTATGCCTATGACTTTCTGGCGATTTTGCACGCGGCCGTGGTGATTTTCACGTTGCTGTGGCTGCCGTTCGGCAAATTCTTTCATATTTTCCAGCGGCCGGCGCAGCTAGGCGTCCTGCTGTACAAGGATGCGGCGGCGCGCGGCGAGCAAGCAAAATGCCGGCGGTGCGGCGACGCGTATGCTCCTCAAATGCAGATCGAAGATTTGATCCATGTGGAAAAATCGGTTGGATACAACTATGACCTGGCGACCTCCGAGCAACATTACCAGTGGATCTGCCCACGCTGTCGGCGGGCGATGTTGGGAATCGTCCAAGGACAGTTATGGCGCGATGCGGTAAGTGTCGCAAGAACTACGAACTTCTAG
- a CDS encoding molybdopterin oxidoreductase family protein, whose amino-acid sequence MAQQPVATLEIIRQFGPHLAFADGARLSCGVQPDRVVQTHCCFCGQQCGIQLKVKDNQVVGFEPWEQFPLNRGMLCPKGVKRYLQGSHPDRLTSAIVRDTAAPGGFRPAPYLAAIQQTAAAIQRIQSEHGAGAMAVLSGASLTNEKAYLMGKFARVCLRTPHIDYNGRLCMVSAAAGNKKAFGIDRAANPWADILGAEVVWISGANIAECAPITTSYVWQARENGAKIVVVDPRMTPLARTCDLFLPIKPGRDAVLFNGILHLMIENHWLDRSFIEQYTVGFDAVADSVRQWTPARTAEMTGIAERSIRQAAEWWGTAKTSFLLHARGIEHHSHGVQNVLGAINVVLASGRIGREFCGYATITGQGNGQGGREHGQKCDQLPGGRDLANPDHRAHAAQIWGIAPAELPPPGVDVYELFRKIDRGEIRGLLSICFNPLVSLPDSQFVQRMLEKLDFYVAIDFFLNETARFADIVLPGSLQEEDEGTVTQIEGRVIKINQAIDPPGDARQDWRIIQDIAQALGRSHGFTFNHPREIFDELRRASRGGIADYSGITYKKIDKQYGVFWPCPSDDHRGTPRLFEAGSWNPVAQGAGPFYFTDGKARFNVADVHPPAEDVDADYPLMLTTGRVVSQFLSGTQTRRIGPLVEQYPEPRVELHPQLAASLDIADGDWINVESRRGGSTLRAQVVRTIRPDTVFIPYHWPGLKSANRLTIAAQDPISKIPEYKVCAVRLQKAEGPPPYAAELKPQQ is encoded by the coding sequence ATGGCACAACAACCCGTCGCCACGCTGGAGATCATTCGCCAATTTGGCCCGCATTTGGCGTTTGCCGATGGCGCGCGGCTCAGTTGCGGCGTGCAGCCCGATCGCGTTGTGCAAACCCACTGTTGCTTCTGCGGCCAACAATGTGGCATCCAGTTAAAGGTTAAAGATAACCAAGTCGTCGGCTTCGAGCCGTGGGAACAATTTCCGTTGAACCGCGGCATGTTGTGCCCCAAGGGGGTGAAGCGATATTTACAAGGGTCGCATCCAGATCGTTTGACGTCGGCGATCGTTCGCGACACTGCTGCGCCCGGTGGCTTTCGACCCGCACCTTACCTGGCGGCGATTCAGCAGACCGCAGCAGCCATTCAGCGGATTCAGTCGGAGCACGGGGCAGGTGCAATGGCGGTCCTCAGCGGCGCCAGCTTGACGAACGAAAAGGCATATCTCATGGGCAAATTTGCTCGAGTGTGCCTGCGTACACCGCATATCGACTATAACGGTCGGCTGTGCATGGTCAGTGCGGCCGCCGGCAACAAGAAAGCCTTCGGCATCGATCGGGCAGCCAACCCCTGGGCGGATATTTTAGGTGCGGAAGTCGTTTGGATCAGCGGTGCGAATATCGCCGAATGTGCGCCGATCACAACCAGCTATGTGTGGCAAGCGCGCGAAAATGGCGCGAAAATCGTCGTCGTCGATCCGCGAATGACGCCGCTGGCGCGGACGTGCGATCTGTTCTTGCCGATTAAACCCGGCCGCGATGCAGTGCTGTTCAACGGCATTTTGCATCTAATGATCGAAAACCATTGGCTCGATCGATCGTTCATTGAGCAATACACCGTCGGATTCGACGCCGTCGCCGACAGCGTCCGCCAATGGACGCCGGCTCGCACGGCGGAAATGACTGGCATTGCCGAGCGTTCGATTCGTCAGGCGGCCGAGTGGTGGGGCACTGCCAAAACGAGTTTCTTATTGCACGCCCGCGGCATCGAGCATCACAGCCACGGCGTGCAAAACGTGTTGGGCGCGATCAACGTGGTTTTGGCTTCAGGGCGAATCGGCCGCGAGTTCTGCGGATATGCCACGATCACCGGCCAAGGCAACGGGCAAGGCGGCCGCGAGCATGGCCAGAAGTGCGACCAATTGCCGGGCGGTCGCGATTTGGCCAATCCAGACCATCGAGCGCACGCCGCTCAAATCTGGGGCATTGCGCCCGCGGAATTGCCGCCGCCAGGCGTCGACGTCTACGAGTTGTTTCGCAAGATCGATCGTGGCGAAATCCGCGGCTTGCTCAGCATTTGTTTCAATCCGCTCGTTTCGCTACCCGATAGCCAGTTCGTGCAACGAATGCTGGAAAAGTTGGATTTCTACGTGGCGATCGATTTCTTCCTGAACGAGACGGCCCGATTTGCCGACATCGTGCTTCCCGGTTCCCTCCAGGAAGAAGATGAAGGGACCGTCACGCAAATCGAAGGCCGCGTAATCAAGATCAATCAGGCGATCGACCCTCCCGGCGATGCGCGACAGGATTGGCGCATCATTCAAGACATTGCCCAAGCGCTGGGACGATCTCACGGCTTCACTTTCAATCATCCGCGCGAGATTTTCGACGAATTGCGTCGCGCTAGCCGCGGCGGCATCGCGGACTATTCTGGCATCACGTATAAAAAGATCGATAAGCAGTACGGTGTTTTTTGGCCCTGTCCCAGCGACGATCATCGCGGCACTCCACGGCTATTCGAGGCGGGATCGTGGAACCCAGTCGCCCAAGGCGCAGGACCATTCTATTTTACCGACGGTAAAGCGAGGTTTAACGTGGCCGACGTTCACCCGCCAGCAGAAGATGTCGATGCCGACTATCCACTGATGCTGACCACCGGCCGCGTCGTCAGTCAATTCCTGTCCGGCACTCAAACCCGCCGGATCGGCCCGCTGGTCGAACAATATCCTGAGCCGCGGGTTGAACTGCATCCTCAATTGGCCGCATCGCTCGACATCGCCGATGGCGATTGGATCAACGTTGAATCCCGTCGTGGTGGTAGCACGCTGCGCGCCCAAGTCGTGCGGACAATCCGGCCCGATACGGTGTTTATTCCATATCATTGGCCTGGCTTGAAATCGGCCAACCGATTGACCATTGCCGCGCAAGATCCGATTTCCAAGATTCCCGAGTATAAAGTATGCGCGGTACGACTCCAAAAGGCAGAAGGCCCGCCGCCATATGCTGCGGAGCTTAAACCGCAACAGTAG
- a CDS encoding 4Fe-4S binding protein — MIINSPPKFFFLDPNRCIGCQACVQACTECDTHKGHSMIHLEYVDRGASTQTTPVICMHCDSPTCAEVCPADAIKRTEDGVVQSARKPRCIACSNCVLACPFGVPKMHSGIELMMKCDMCYDRTSIGKSPMCAAVCPSQALFYSTAEEIARLRPRSTPINRFQFGGQTVHTKVLMMTPCDAAPDRLDITSALNEGRSRVAVEQTAPDVLLDNLYSVAPQ, encoded by the coding sequence ATGATCATCAATTCGCCGCCAAAATTTTTCTTTCTCGATCCCAATCGTTGCATCGGTTGCCAAGCTTGTGTGCAGGCATGCACGGAGTGCGATACGCACAAAGGGCATTCGATGATCCATTTGGAATACGTCGATCGCGGGGCATCGACGCAGACAACGCCGGTGATTTGCATGCACTGCGATTCGCCCACGTGCGCCGAAGTCTGCCCGGCGGATGCCATTAAGCGCACCGAAGATGGCGTCGTACAGTCGGCCCGCAAGCCGCGGTGCATCGCCTGCAGTAATTGCGTGTTGGCGTGTCCCTTCGGCGTACCAAAAATGCACAGTGGCATCGAGTTGATGATGAAATGCGACATGTGCTACGACCGCACGAGCATTGGCAAATCGCCGATGTGTGCGGCTGTCTGTCCGAGCCAGGCGCTATTTTACAGTACGGCCGAGGAAATCGCCCGGTTGCGTCCGCGGTCTACACCAATCAACCGCTTTCAATTCGGCGGCCAAACCGTGCATACAAAGGTTTTGATGATGACGCCGTGCGATGCAGCGCCCGATCGACTCGACATTACCTCCGCACTGAACGAAGGCCGAAGCCGCGTCGCGGTAGAGCAGACTGCGCCCGACGTATTACTCGATAATTTGTACTCGGTGGCCCCACAATGA
- a CDS encoding Rieske 2Fe-2S domain-containing protein produces the protein MNIPSNRSTAPNGRPLEIQPKWRQDFPIDVADDELGARREFTKFAVLVSFAFVVGQCWIALKSWLRRRKPTPGSQRIAAIDDVAVGAAMLFHYPTENDPCLLLRAATGTFFAYSNQCTHLMCAVRPEMDQSRLHCPCHAGYFDLATGRPIAGPPRRPLPRIVLEVRAGSLYAVGVERRTI, from the coding sequence ATGAACATCCCATCCAATCGCTCTACGGCTCCCAACGGAAGGCCGCTGGAAATCCAGCCGAAATGGCGTCAAGACTTTCCGATTGACGTTGCCGACGACGAACTGGGAGCGCGTCGAGAATTCACCAAATTTGCCGTGCTGGTCAGCTTCGCATTCGTTGTCGGCCAGTGCTGGATCGCGCTGAAGAGTTGGCTGCGGCGGCGAAAACCTACACCCGGTTCTCAGCGCATCGCCGCCATCGACGACGTGGCGGTTGGAGCAGCCATGTTATTTCACTATCCAACGGAAAACGATCCGTGCCTATTGCTGCGTGCCGCGACGGGCACTTTTTTCGCCTACAGCAACCAATGCACCCACTTGATGTGCGCTGTTCGTCCAGAAATGGACCAAAGTCGCTTGCACTGCCCTTGTCACGCGGGATATTTCGATTTAGCGACGGGTCGCCCCATTGCTGGCCCGCCGCGACGGCCGTTGCCTCGCATTGTGCTTGAAGTGCGAGCTGGTTCCCTTTATGCCGTCGGCGTTGAGCGGAGAACAATATGA
- a CDS encoding tellurite resistance/C4-dicarboxylate transporter family protein — MTSIRLAIADLHPAYFALVMATGIVSIAAKLAGLPLISDGLLWINVVAYAVLWCLTLVRLAWFPHRLFADLIDHHRGVGFFTCVAATGVLGTQIYLLRDNILFAAVLGIVAGVLWLILVYSVFAAFTVKENKPDLAHGLHGGWLLGVVAMQSLAVLCSWLGPRFESCTQPILFTALVFWLGGGMHYVWIISLIFYRYTFFPMSPSDLSPPYWINMGAMAISTLAGATLSAQADAWQLLVTFQPVIKVLSIGFWATATWWIPMLLILGAWRHLYKRLRFRYDPLYWGAVFPLGMYSVCTFRLAAILDANFLQPLAFSFAYIAIAAWIVVFLGLMVRLLKATLAGLWHPSERSTCA; from the coding sequence ATGACTTCGATCCGCCTCGCGATTGCCGACCTGCATCCTGCGTATTTCGCGCTTGTCATGGCGACGGGCATCGTCTCGATCGCCGCCAAATTAGCCGGACTACCGCTGATTTCGGACGGGCTGCTTTGGATCAATGTCGTGGCGTATGCCGTTTTGTGGTGCCTCACTCTAGTGCGACTCGCGTGGTTTCCTCATCGATTATTTGCCGACCTGATCGATCACCATCGAGGCGTGGGGTTCTTTACCTGCGTGGCTGCTACAGGAGTCCTTGGCACACAAATCTATCTGCTCCGAGACAACATCCTATTCGCCGCAGTGCTCGGAATCGTGGCAGGTGTGTTATGGCTGATCTTGGTTTATTCCGTCTTCGCCGCCTTCACGGTGAAGGAGAATAAGCCGGATCTCGCACACGGGTTGCACGGCGGCTGGTTGCTTGGGGTCGTGGCAATGCAGTCGCTTGCGGTGCTGTGTAGTTGGTTGGGACCGCGGTTTGAATCCTGCACGCAGCCCATTTTGTTCACAGCGCTGGTATTTTGGCTCGGCGGCGGAATGCATTATGTGTGGATTATTTCGCTGATTTTCTACCGCTACACCTTTTTTCCGATGAGTCCCAGCGATCTTTCGCCGCCATATTGGATCAACATGGGCGCAATGGCGATTTCGACGCTGGCCGGTGCCACTCTTTCGGCGCAAGCCGATGCCTGGCAATTGCTCGTCACCTTCCAGCCGGTCATCAAAGTGTTGTCGATCGGATTTTGGGCGACGGCCACTTGGTGGATTCCGATGCTGCTGATCCTGGGCGCTTGGCGGCACCTCTACAAGCGGCTTCGTTTTCGGTACGATCCGTTATACTGGGGCGCTGTGTTTCCGCTCGGCATGTACAGCGTTTGCACCTTTCGGCTTGCGGCCATCTTGGATGCGAATTTTCTACAACCTCTCGCATTCAGCTTCGCGTATATCGCGATCGCCGCTTGGATCGTTGTTTTTCTTGGACTGATGGTGCGGCTTCTTAAAGCGACGTTGGCAGGCCTGTGGCATCCTTCAGAGAGATCAACGTGTGCTTGA
- a CDS encoding MoxR family ATPase, giving the protein MPQDDLQAVHKLHEASQRIFAELGKVIIGQQQVIEELLVALFARGHCLLVGVPGLAKTLMIQTLADALSLKFHRIEFTPDLMPSDIISAEVMQEDRTSGKREFRFVPGPIFTNVLLADEVNRTTPKTQAALLEAMQDHQVTVGGSRHKLREPFFVLATQNPIEQEGTYPLREAQLDRFMFNVKVDYPSEDEEFQIVKQSTADSAIRITATLTAEEVMELSKIVRRVPVADHVTRYALQFTRLTRKDHNDTPDFIRDYVNWGAGPRASQYLVLGAKARAVLRGRYFATCDDIRAVAAPVLRHRIVTNFNAEADGIIPDDIIRRLILHIPAEQFEAGQRDQLPDVFRSAHSG; this is encoded by the coding sequence ATGCCTCAAGACGACCTTCAAGCCGTTCACAAACTTCACGAAGCCTCGCAACGGATCTTTGCGGAACTGGGCAAAGTGATCATCGGCCAGCAGCAGGTGATTGAAGAACTGCTCGTGGCGCTGTTCGCCCGCGGACATTGCTTGCTCGTTGGCGTACCAGGGCTAGCCAAGACGCTCATGATTCAGACGTTGGCTGATGCGCTGTCGCTCAAGTTCCATCGGATTGAATTTACGCCCGACTTGATGCCCAGCGACATAATCAGTGCCGAAGTCATGCAAGAAGATCGAACCAGCGGCAAGCGAGAATTCCGCTTCGTGCCTGGGCCAATCTTTACCAATGTGCTGTTGGCCGACGAAGTGAACCGCACCACGCCGAAAACTCAAGCCGCGCTGCTGGAGGCGATGCAAGATCATCAAGTCACAGTCGGAGGCTCGCGACATAAACTCCGTGAGCCGTTTTTTGTGCTGGCGACGCAAAATCCGATCGAGCAAGAAGGAACCTACCCGCTGCGCGAAGCGCAACTTGATCGATTCATGTTCAACGTCAAAGTCGATTATCCCAGCGAAGACGAAGAGTTCCAGATCGTCAAGCAGTCGACCGCCGATTCGGCGATTCGCATCACCGCCACGTTGACGGCAGAAGAAGTTATGGAACTTTCAAAAATCGTTCGTCGCGTGCCGGTAGCCGATCATGTCACCCGTTACGCGCTACAATTTACGCGGCTTACGCGAAAAGACCACAACGATACCCCCGATTTCATTCGCGACTACGTAAACTGGGGCGCAGGGCCGCGGGCGAGCCAATATCTCGTTCTTGGCGCCAAGGCCCGCGCAGTGCTTCGCGGCCGGTATTTCGCGACCTGCGATGACATCCGCGCCGTGGCCGCTCCGGTGTTGCGGCATCGGATCGTGACGAATTTCAATGCCGAGGCGGACGGCATCATACCCGACGACATCATCCGCCGCTTGATTTTGCACATTCCCGCCGAACAATTCGAAGCCGGCCAGCGTGACCAACTCCCTGATGTATTTCGATCCGCGCATTCTGGCTAG